In Longimicrobiaceae bacterium, the genomic stretch ACCTTATGGTGGACGAAACGGCCCAGGCATGCATGAGGCTGGAGATGTTTGTGAGGGACGTGCGGAATCACGGTGGCAAGAAGATCACGGAGGCGGCGGCCGCAAAGCTGGTGGAGGAAGGCCAGGCAGTTCAGTCGGCCATCGGATGCTCGTAGCAGGACCGGCGGAGTGACCCGGTGAACGTCGCCCTGGAGGGAGCACCGACCGGCGTCAGTGCCTTCCAGCCAATCCCCGGATCTGTAGCAGAGTTGGTCCAGCGACGATCCCTCTGACGTGCCCGGTAGATTCTAGTCGAACTCCTTCGGCACCGCCGCGGTACAGGACGGGTACATTGCGCGGGAGAGAATAGGAACGCCCCACCCGGAGTTCGGGTAGGGCGTTCCTTCGTACCTGTTGTGAGTTTCTCACTACAGGATTCGCAACAGAGACAGGGGTCGGGGGGTCGAATCCCACAGTCCCGACGGCAGCAAGCGACGGAGCGGGGGAGCGACCAAGTCTTGTCTGGCTGGCCGACTCTTTGCCTCGCCACCAGCAGTGGTCCGGTAGTCTCCCCTTCCACCAGGCACGATACGGCAGTCATGGATAAGCAGAAGCAGACGATGCAGATGGGCTGGGGACGATTCGCGGCGATGATCGCCACGTCCACGTTCATCATGTTCTTCCTGATGTACCAGCTCGTCTACGAAGCCGACCACGCGATGTTCAGTCTGAATCGCCTGGTCGCCTCCTTCGTCATGGGGGCGGTGATGACCGTCGTGATGCTCGGCTACATGTGGTCGATGTACAAGGGAATCGGTGTCAAGATCGCCGTCCTCGCTGGCGCGGTCCTGCTCGGCGGCGTCCTCCTCTACGTCAACCGAGCCCAGACCCTGATCGGCGACACCGAGTTCATGAAGGCGATGATCCCCCATCACTCGATCGCCATCAACAACGCCCGGAAGGCGGAGATCCGCGATCCGAGGGTGCGGGAGCTGGCGGATGAGATCATCGCCTCGCAGGTACGTGAGATCCGCACGATGAAACTGCTCATCGAGGACATCGAACGTAACGGCCGTCGGGGT encodes the following:
- a CDS encoding DUF305 domain-containing protein, translating into MDKQKQTMQMGWGRFAAMIATSTFIMFFLMYQLVYEADHAMFSLNRLVASFVMGAVMTVVMLGYMWSMYKGIGVKIAVLAGAVLLGGVLLYVNRAQTLIGDTEFMKAMIPHHSIAINNARKAEIRDPRVRELADEIIASQVREIRTMKLLIEDIERNGRRGDTALPARPAVVTPDMEPKIREAIR